One stretch of Oncorhynchus clarkii lewisi isolate Uvic-CL-2024 chromosome 3, UVic_Ocla_1.0, whole genome shotgun sequence DNA includes these proteins:
- the LOC139405504 gene encoding major facilitator superfamily domain-containing protein 6-like, which translates to MASDDQVAILTDDEGYQKRKYVLAEPFNTLSNTLEQIPVGAGPTSTSQGPESPPTDKPDSPSSNPSNDCLERNCVRIDNHLLISKVFYFFFYAAYGSLHPLLPVYYKQLGMTPSQSGLLVGIRYFIEFCSAPFWGVVADRFKKGKVVLVFSVFCWLVFNCGIGFIKPASITCVERKPTVARPTSPAHPGLPANYSRDRRGVIGDLFSLSSNQHGLASDSVSGGPLHRYVRSDGGNVTGPSTVTRPVPSLTITTTTSSPSTTPTTTASSKPASNLTTTKPTTTTTIPKVYHMISNHDQVETIFLLILLVIIIGEFFSAPAVTIVDTRTLQYLGPHQDRYGLQRMWGSLGWGLAMLCVGIWIDHTHIKLFIQGTGCIVPDYKNYQIAFIVFGVLMAVALILSTQFYFESSSDHRPMEAQLEEDNRQEAESPQTSSGVSSPEGHAVESLEPQSVVSQPFRYQDLIRLLCSVQYGSVLFVAWFMGFGYGFVFTFLYWHLEDLKGTTTLFGVCSVLSHISELVAYFTSHKLIELVGHIRVLYIGLACNTARFLYISYLENAWLVLPMEVLQGVTHASVWAACISYLSAAVPPELRTSAQGILQGLHLGLGRGCGAMVGGGFVSVFGAAHTFRGIGMVSLVILLLFALIQWLAVQSGNKDPRMLAENIPVPSSPFPIATIDIIQSNNGAATMTPPRKTKHQEDQEDLSEPAWVVSASPWVSLAFALHQIREMATIARSSPANNHQPLQEINEIGTDEPTDPSPHP; encoded by the exons atggcgAGTGACGACCAGGTGGCCATCTTGACGGATGACGAGGGGTATCAGAAGAGGAAGTATGTCCTGGCAGAACCCTTCAACACCTTGTCCAACACCCTGGAGCAGATACCGGTGGGCGCGGGCCCCACCTCTACCTCCCAAGGTCCAGAGTCTCCCCCCACAGACAAGCCTGACTCCCCCTCCTCCAACCCCAGTAATGACTGCCTGGAGAGGAACTGCGTGCGGATCGACAACCACCTCCTCATCTCCAAGGTCTTCTATTTCTTCTTCTATGCAGCCTATGGGTCCCTACACCCACTGCTGCCTGTGTACTACAAACAGCTGGGGATGACTCCCAGTCAGAGCGGCTTGCTGGTCGGGATCCGGTACTTCATCGAATTCTGTAGCGCCCCCTTTTGGGGGGTGGTGGCGGACCGCTTCAAGAAGGGCAAGGTGGTGCTTGTGTTCTCCGTTTTCTGCTGGCTGGTGTTCAACTGCGGCATCGGCTTCATCAAGCCTGCCTCCATAACATGCGTGGAGAGGAAACCCACAGTCGCACGCCCCACCAGCCCTGCCCACCCCGGTCTGCCGGCCAATTACAGTAGGGACCGCAGGGGTGTGATTGGAGACTTGTTTTCCCTCTCTTCGAATCAACACGGTTTAGCATCAGACTCAGTTAGTGGCGGTCCCCTGCACAGGTATGTGAGGAGCGATGGTGGTAATGTCACTGGACCCAGCACTGTCACTAGACCTGTGCCTTCCCTCaccatcacaacaacaacatcttCCCCTTCCACCACCCCCACTACAACAGCCAGCTCAAAACCTGCCTCAAATCTAACCACAACCAaaccaaccaccaccacaaccattcCCAAAGTCTACCACATGATCTCCAACCACGACCAGGTGGAGACCATCTTCCTCCTGATCCTGCTAGTCATCATCATCGGCGAGTTCTTCAGTGCTCCGGCTGTGACCATAGTGGACACGCGCACCCTGCAGTACCTGGGCCCCCACCAGGACCGCTATGGCCTGCAGAGGATGTGGGGCTCCCTGGGCTGGGGCCTGGCCATGCTCTGCGTAGGCATCTGGATTGACCACACCCACATCAAGCTCTTCATCCAGGGCACTGGCTGCATCGTGCCCGACTACAAGAACTATCAGATAGCCTTTATTGTCTTCGGAGTCCTGATGGCCGTAGCTTTGATATTGTCCACACAGTTTTACTTTGAGAGTAGTAGTGACCACCGGCCAATGGAGGCTCAGCTGGAGGAGGATAACAGACAGGAGGCAGAGTCTCCTCAAACGTCCAGTGGTGTTTCATCTCCCGAAGGGCATGCGGTGGAATCGTTAGAACCCCAAAGTGTCGTCAGCCAACCGTTTCGTTATCAGGACCTCATTCGGCTGCTGTGTAGCGTGCAGTACGGCTCAGTGCTCTTCGTGGCCTGGTTTATGGGATTCGGCTACGGCTTTGTGTTCACGTTCCTCTACTGGCACCTGGAGGACCTGAAAGGGACCACCACGCTATTTGGAGTGTGCTCGGTGCTGAGCCACATCTCAGAGCTGGTTGCCTACTTCACCAGCCACAAGCTCATCGAGCTGGTTGGCCATATAAG GGTGCTGTACATCGGTCTGGCCTGCAACACGGCTCGTTTCCTGTACATCTCCTACCTGGAGAACGCCTGGCTCGTCCTGCCCATGGAGGTCCTTCAAG GTGTGACCCATGCCTCAGTGTGGGCAGCCTGTATCTCCTACCTCAGTGCTGCAGTGCCTCCAGAGCTGAGGACCTCTGCCCAGGGTATCCTCCAGGGCCTGCACCTAGGGCTGGGCCGGGGCTGTGGGGCCATGGTGGGGGGAGGCTTCGTCAGTGTTTTTG GAGCGGCCCACACCTTCAGAGGGATAGGAATGGTGTCCCtcgtcatcctcctcctcttcgctCTCATCCAGTGGCTGGCTGTGCAGAGTGGGAACAAAG ATCCCAGAATGCTGGCGGAGAACATCCCAGTCCCCTCCAGCCCTTTTCCCATAGCGACCATAGACATTATCCAATCAAATAACGGAGCCGCCACAATGACACCACCGAGGAAGACCAAGCACCAGGAGGATCAGGAGGATTTGAGCGAGCCTGCCTGGGTGGTGTCCGCCTCGCCCTGGGTCTCCCTGGCCTTCGCCCTGCACCAGATCAGAGAGATGGCTACCATTGCCAGGAGTAGCCCTGCCAACAACCATCAGCCGCTGCAG GAGATAAATGAGATCGGCACAGATGAACCAACTGATCCCAGTCCCCATCCTTAG
- the LOC139406174 gene encoding C-X-C chemokine receptor type 1-like yields the protein MEMQEIDYNDSLYSDIFNFTYPPIDELKAAPCSVSIMGLSSVGLMVTYIIVFVLSVLGNSVVIYVMCCLARSRTTTDIYLMHLAMADLLFSLTLPFWAVYVYSHWIFGTFLCKLLSGLQDASFYSGVFLLACISVDRYLAIVKTTQALTQRRHLVGKVCGAVWLGAGLLSLPVVLQREAIQLEDLSDQTICYENLTASSSNQWLVFVRVLRHTLGFFLPLAVMVVCYSCTAATMFRGMRNADHKHKAMRVILAVVLAFVICWLPCNVSVLVDTLMRGGSLGEETCEFRNSVSVALYVTKGIAFTHCAVNPVLYAFIGQKFRNQLLLMLHKHGLISKRVLAAYRRGSAHSTVSQRSRNTSISL from the coding sequence ATGGAAATGCAAGAAATTGACTATAATGATTCGCTCTACTCCGACATCTTCAACTTCACCTATCCTCCCATAGACGAGCTCAAGGCAGCCCCCTGTAGTGTGTCTATCATGGGCTTGAGCAGTGTTGGTCTGATGGTCACATACATCATTGTGTTTGTCCTAAGTGTGCTGGGCAACAGTGTGGTCATCTACGTGATGTGCTGCTTGGCCAGGAGCCGGACCACCACAGACATCTACCTGATGCACCTAGCCATGGCCGACCTCCTCTTCTCCCTGACCCTCCCCTTCTGGGCCGTCTACGTCTACTCTCACTGGATCTTTGGTACCTTCCTCTGTAAGCTCCTGTCTGGCCTCCAGGATGCTTCCTTTTATAGTGGGGTCTTCCTGTTAGCGTGCATTAGCGTGGACCGCTACCTGGCTATCGTGAAGACCACGCAGGCGCTGACTCAACGTCGCCACCTGGTGGGGAAAGTTTGTGGAGCCGTGTGGCTGGGGGCAGGGCTTCTCTCATTGCCTGTGGTGCTCCAGCGGGAAGCTATCCAACTGGAGGATCTCAGCGACCAGACCATCTGCTACGAGAACCTGACTGCGTCGAGCAGCAACCAGTGGCTGGTTTTTGTGCGGGTGCTTCGCCACACACTGGGATTCTTCCTGCCGCTGGCAGTCATGGTTGTCTGTTACAGCTGCACGGCGGCGACGATGTTCCGTGGCATGCGCAACGCCGACCATAAACACAAGGCCATGCGCGTAATCCTGGCCGTGGTGTTGGCATTCGTGATATGTTGGCTGCCGTGCAATGTCAGCGTGCTGGTAGACACATTGATGCGAGGCGGCTCGCTGGGCGAGGAGACATGTGAGTTCCGGAACAGTGTGAGTGTGGCGCTGTACGTGACCAAGGGGATAGCGTTCACGCACTGCGCAGTCAACCCCGTGCTGTACGCCTTCATCGGGCAGAAGTTCCGGAACCAGCTCCTGCTGATGCTCCACAAGCATGGGTTGATCAGCAAGAGGGTGCTGGCCGCTTACCGCAGGGGCTCGGCCCACAGCACGGTCAGTCAAAGGTCTAGGAACACCTCTATTAGCCTGTAA